Proteins from one Caulobacter sp. 73W genomic window:
- a CDS encoding dienelactone hydrolase family protein, with protein MADDFDDAVRGDLSDFEQFDYDDGRWSRPVFKKGAGPAVIVIHEIPGLHPLVIEFANDLVAAGMTVFCPSLMGEPGRPVTPWYARGVILKTLCVRREFTVWATDRSSPIVDWLRALARKAHAECGGPGVGAVGMCFTGGFALAMMTEPSVIAPVLSQPSLPLGTKGASSLGCSKDEIACARQRFEAEDLSLLGLRFHGDPFVPAARFDAYRQAFGARFEAIELDPASARRGTGRVPHSVLSTHLDRSDPDGPTMRARDRVVGFFRERLEVGLGVDTAGPGA; from the coding sequence ATGGCCGACGATTTCGACGACGCCGTTCGCGGTGATTTGAGCGACTTCGAACAGTTCGACTACGACGACGGCCGCTGGTCGCGTCCGGTGTTCAAGAAGGGCGCTGGCCCCGCCGTCATCGTCATCCACGAAATCCCGGGCCTGCACCCCCTGGTCATCGAGTTCGCCAACGATCTGGTCGCGGCGGGCATGACCGTCTTCTGTCCCAGTCTGATGGGCGAGCCGGGGCGGCCGGTGACGCCATGGTACGCGCGCGGCGTGATCCTCAAGACCCTGTGCGTGCGGCGCGAGTTCACGGTCTGGGCGACCGACCGCTCCAGCCCCATCGTCGACTGGCTGCGCGCCCTGGCCCGCAAGGCGCACGCCGAATGCGGCGGGCCGGGCGTGGGGGCGGTGGGCATGTGCTTCACCGGCGGTTTCGCCCTGGCCATGATGACCGAGCCGTCGGTGATCGCCCCGGTCCTGTCGCAACCCTCGCTTCCGCTCGGCACGAAAGGCGCCTCGTCGCTGGGCTGCTCGAAGGACGAGATCGCCTGCGCCCGTCAGCGGTTCGAGGCCGAGGACCTGTCCCTGCTGGGCCTGCGTTTTCACGGCGATCCCTTCGTGCCCGCCGCGCGCTTCGACGCTTATCGCCAGGCCTTCGGCGCCCGGTTCGAGGCGATCGAGCTGGACCCCGCCTCGGCGCGGCGGGGCACGGGCCGCGTTCCGCATTCGGTGCTGTCGACGCACCTGGACCGCTCCGACCCCGACGGCCCCACCATGCGGGCCCGCGACCGGGTCGTTGGGTTCTTCCGTGAAAGGCTCGAGGTCGGGCTTGGGGTGGACACGGCGGGCCCTGGAGCCTAG
- a CDS encoding serine hydrolase domain-containing protein, whose amino-acid sequence MRVFRSVLAAMAVAFAAPAVAETPNAQIDAIIREVLAETRSPSASVAVVQDGRIAHLAAFGNARLDPPVAATIETRYGIASVSKQFTAASILLLAEDGKLSLDDPVGRYVPDLTDGDKITLRHVLNNVSGYTDYWPQDFVFARMKQPANRDDILDGWARTPLEFPTGTEYRYSNTGFVVAGLVVEKVSGQSLFDFQKKRIFGPLRMTGVTEDDTAPLRSPDAANYTRYADGPLRPADKEGAGWLFAAAHLAMRPADLALWNISLLDASLLKPASIAVMTTPAVLTSGEPTSYALGLRVSVQDGRRVWSHGGALSGVHTDNRIWPDDKLAISVMVNTEDNQAQSVIAERLAFLLLPSTGSAAVMRGLLADAAAGRIDRTRLTPNADAFFTPQVLADYQASLSALGPLRLLRPTGASKRGGMTYAGFDAVYAGKVLWVSLRMTPDGRIEQFMAGPKV is encoded by the coding sequence ATGCGGGTGTTCCGAAGCGTGTTGGCGGCGATGGCCGTGGCGTTCGCCGCCCCCGCCGTCGCCGAGACCCCCAATGCGCAGATCGACGCGATAATCCGCGAGGTCCTGGCCGAGACCCGGTCGCCGTCCGCCTCGGTCGCCGTGGTGCAGGATGGCCGGATCGCCCATCTGGCCGCCTTCGGAAACGCCCGGCTGGACCCGCCCGTCGCGGCCACGATCGAGACCCGTTACGGCATCGCCTCGGTCTCCAAGCAGTTCACCGCCGCCTCGATCCTGCTGCTGGCCGAGGACGGCAAGCTCAGCCTGGATGATCCGGTGGGGCGCTACGTTCCCGACCTGACGGACGGGGACAAGATCACTCTTCGCCACGTGCTCAACAACGTGTCGGGCTATACCGATTACTGGCCGCAGGACTTCGTCTTCGCGCGCATGAAGCAGCCGGCCAACCGTGACGACATCCTCGATGGCTGGGCGCGCACGCCGCTCGAATTCCCCACGGGGACCGAGTACCGCTATTCCAACACCGGCTTCGTGGTCGCCGGCCTGGTGGTCGAGAAGGTGAGCGGCCAGAGCCTGTTCGACTTCCAGAAGAAGCGCATCTTCGGACCTCTGCGCATGACCGGGGTGACCGAGGACGACACCGCGCCGCTGAGGTCGCCGGACGCCGCAAACTACACCCGCTACGCCGACGGCCCGCTGCGCCCCGCCGACAAGGAAGGCGCGGGCTGGCTGTTCGCCGCCGCCCATCTGGCCATGCGTCCGGCGGACCTGGCGCTGTGGAACATCAGCCTGCTGGACGCCAGCCTGCTGAAGCCCGCGTCCATCGCCGTCATGACCACGCCCGCCGTGCTGACCAGCGGAGAGCCGACCAGCTACGCGCTCGGCCTACGGGTCTCCGTGCAGGATGGCCGCCGGGTCTGGAGCCATGGCGGCGCCCTCTCAGGCGTGCATACCGACAACCGCATCTGGCCGGACGACAAGCTGGCGATCAGCGTGATGGTCAATACCGAGGACAACCAGGCCCAGAGCGTCATCGCCGAGCGCCTCGCCTTCCTGCTGCTGCCGTCCACCGGTTCGGCGGCGGTGATGCGCGGCCTGCTGGCCGATGCGGCGGCGGGGCGTATCGACCGAACGCGCCTGACGCCCAACGCCGACGCCTTCTTCACGCCGCAGGTCCTGGCCGATTACCAGGCCTCGCTATCGGCCCTCGGCCCCCTGCGCTTGCTGCGGCCGACGGGAGCGAGCAAGCGGGGGGGCATGACCTATGCCGGCTTCGACGCCGTCTATGCGGGCAAGGTGCTGTGGGTCAGCCTGCGCATGACGCCGGACGGCAGGATCGAGCAATTCATGGCCGGGCCGAAGGTGTGA
- a CDS encoding DUF2939 domain-containing protein, with protein MRKLLVLPLLLATLALCACATVSRVDASNDVHALLIAIRDNDGATFDRHVDKVALKRQLESRIVEQTQRSGAPDPLKALGFMLSRTAADLVGDALLRPTVFRAVAESYGYRPTTPIPGRLAIASALRPIGGGRVCAARSEKGPCLLTFANQGGTWRLVSFDGPVSELKLP; from the coding sequence ATGAGAAAGCTTCTCGTCCTGCCGCTGCTGCTGGCGACCCTGGCCTTGTGCGCCTGCGCCACGGTCTCCCGCGTCGACGCCTCCAACGACGTCCACGCCCTGTTGATCGCCATCCGCGACAACGACGGCGCGACCTTTGACCGCCATGTCGACAAGGTCGCCCTGAAGCGCCAGCTGGAAAGCCGCATCGTCGAGCAGACCCAGCGTTCCGGTGCGCCCGATCCGCTGAAGGCGCTGGGCTTCATGCTGTCGCGCACCGCCGCCGATCTGGTCGGCGACGCCCTGTTGCGGCCCACGGTGTTCCGCGCGGTGGCGGAGTCCTACGGCTATCGCCCCACGACCCCGATCCCCGGCCGCCTGGCCATCGCCAGCGCCCTGCGCCCCATCGGCGGCGGCCGTGTATGCGCCGCGCGCAGCGAGAAGGGTCCCTGCCTGCTGACCTTCGCCAACCAGGGCGGGACCTGGCGGCTGGTCAGCTTCGACGGCCCGGTTTCGGAGCTGAAGCTGCCATGA
- a CDS encoding helix-turn-helix domain-containing protein, with the protein MTVFAALFSSDLFQISDFSTREAGARAPGLVAQSDFGLVRRGAYVCQMRGRAHVADPACGLIYYEGDEHHLTSAGPEGFDCTVFEPAAQVMDEAVIAGALTTPLSGDTQLAHARLYRAARQGGDRLAVEEAGMELLHGIARDRQGLAGITPSARDERRVAAARVLIAADLSATLGLSDVASEAACSPFHLARLFRAVTGRSLRDYRLRLRLAAALHRLDEGERDLTATALDLGFSSHSHMTAAFRRCFGAPPAALRQALTH; encoded by the coding sequence ATGACCGTCTTCGCGGCCCTTTTTTCATCCGACCTTTTCCAGATCAGCGACTTCTCCACGCGGGAGGCCGGCGCCCGCGCGCCCGGTCTCGTGGCCCAATCCGACTTCGGGCTGGTGCGGCGGGGCGCCTATGTCTGCCAGATGCGCGGTCGCGCCCATGTGGCCGACCCTGCCTGCGGCCTGATCTATTACGAGGGCGACGAGCATCACCTGACCAGCGCGGGCCCCGAAGGTTTCGACTGCACGGTGTTCGAACCGGCGGCGCAGGTGATGGACGAGGCGGTGATCGCCGGCGCCCTGACCACCCCGCTCAGCGGCGACACCCAGCTGGCCCATGCCCGCCTCTATCGCGCCGCGCGCCAGGGGGGCGACCGCCTGGCCGTTGAGGAGGCGGGGATGGAGCTGCTGCACGGCATCGCCCGCGACCGCCAGGGACTGGCCGGGATCACGCCCAGCGCCCGCGATGAAAGGCGCGTCGCCGCCGCCCGCGTCCTAATCGCCGCCGATCTTTCCGCGACCCTGGGTCTGTCCGACGTGGCGTCGGAGGCGGCCTGCTCGCCCTTCCACCTGGCCCGGCTGTTCCGGGCGGTGACCGGACGATCCCTGCGCGACTACCGGCTTCGCCTGCGTCTGGCCGCCGCCCTGCACCGGCTGGACGAGGGAGAGCGCGACCTGACCGCCACGGCGCTGGACCTCGGCTTCTCCAGCCACAGCCACATGACGGCGGCCTTCCGCCGCTGCTTCGGGGCGCCGCCGGCCGCGCTGCGCCAGGCTTTGACCCACTGA